The Hydrogenophaga crocea genome contains a region encoding:
- a CDS encoding glycosyltransferase family 4 protein, protein MIKVLLFSTLFPSSVRPIHGIFVETRLRELVKSGEVQAKVIAPVPWFPSTAKRFGEYAQFAATPRHEVRNGLEVHHPRYLLLPKVGMNLAPWAMALAALPLARRLQREGFDFDLIDAHYYYPDGVAAGLLAKWLGKPFQVTARGTDLNLIPQYAYPRKLILETAARAHASIGVCQALMDSLRDLGGDPAKLHTLRNGVDLQRFVPEPREAARERLGLPSEGPYLLSVGHLIERKGHHLAIEALPALPGVTLLIAGAGPEEGRLKALAARLGVADRVRWAGVVPQTELKWWYSAADVLALCSSREGWANVLLEAMACGTPVIATNIWGTPEVVSTPDAGVLMARRDAAALAEAWQRLQAALPTRAAVRAHAERFSWDETTAGQLALMRPLAHKDPAAPASAALPHTPSP, encoded by the coding sequence ATGATCAAGGTGCTGCTGTTCTCCACGCTGTTCCCGAGCAGCGTGCGCCCCATCCACGGCATCTTCGTCGAGACGCGGCTGCGCGAGCTCGTGAAGAGCGGCGAGGTGCAGGCCAAGGTCATCGCACCCGTGCCCTGGTTCCCGTCCACCGCGAAACGCTTCGGCGAGTACGCGCAGTTCGCCGCCACGCCGCGCCATGAAGTGCGCAACGGGCTCGAAGTGCACCACCCGCGCTACCTGCTGCTGCCCAAGGTGGGCATGAACCTCGCGCCCTGGGCCATGGCGCTGGCCGCGCTGCCGCTGGCGCGCCGGCTGCAGCGCGAGGGCTTCGACTTCGACCTGATCGACGCCCACTACTACTACCCCGACGGCGTGGCCGCGGGCCTGCTCGCGAAGTGGCTGGGCAAGCCCTTCCAGGTCACCGCGCGCGGCACCGACCTCAACCTGATTCCGCAGTACGCCTACCCGCGCAAGCTCATCCTCGAAACGGCCGCGCGCGCGCACGCCTCGATCGGCGTGTGCCAGGCGCTCATGGACAGCCTGCGCGATCTCGGCGGCGACCCCGCCAAGCTGCACACGCTGCGCAACGGTGTGGACCTGCAGCGTTTCGTGCCCGAGCCGCGCGAGGCCGCGCGCGAGCGCCTGGGCCTGCCAAGCGAGGGGCCGTACCTGCTGTCGGTGGGCCACCTGATCGAGCGCAAGGGCCACCACCTGGCCATCGAGGCCCTGCCGGCGCTGCCCGGCGTGACCCTGCTGATCGCGGGTGCGGGCCCCGAGGAAGGCCGGCTCAAGGCCCTGGCCGCGCGCCTGGGCGTGGCCGATCGCGTGCGCTGGGCCGGCGTGGTGCCGCAGACCGAGCTCAAGTGGTGGTACAGCGCGGCCGACGTGCTCGCGCTGTGCAGCAGCCGCGAGGGCTGGGCCAACGTGCTGCTCGAGGCCATGGCCTGCGGCACGCCCGTGATCGCCACCAACATCTGGGGCACGCCCGAGGTGGTGAGCACGCCCGACGCCGGCGTGCTGATGGCGCGCCGCGATGCCGCCGCGCTGGCCGAGGCCTGGCAGCGGCTGCAGGCCGCGCTGCCCACGCGCGCCGCCGTGCGTGCGCACGCCGAACGCTTCTCCTGGGACGAGACCACCGCCGGCCAGCTCGCGCTCATGCGGCCGCTGGCCCACAAGGACCCCGCGGCGCCTGCCAGCGCCGCCCTGCCGCACACGCCAAGCCCATGA
- a CDS encoding ArnT family glycosyltransferase, with the protein MNTTDRFPTADRWAWLLIALVIAALFLQAPHGGAFYWSDAPRHALNGVFVWDLLTSMPLSDPAGYAYRYYAQYPALTILFYPPLFYFLSAPFFGLLGVSHEVALLVVFLHYLALGWGTYRLARFWLAPFAAACVALLLVCLPELAFWGRQVMLEVPAFAFLVWSAVAFVAYLRGAPVSRLYLAGALLVLAMYTKISVAFVALAYVVALWQRDGLGVLRNRHHWAVALIAAVALVPLMVLTVKFGQANVQSVTGVADSVASRTSLAGWLWYLRQIPSQMGWALTAAALLGALAWVWRGRGAAGQGRDGGFWLTWFVAGYVFYSLIDLKEARHSVYLLLPLVLAAVVGLSALLPPRWLKPVLGLLVLATAVQTFVWRPVFYVDGYAKVVDEITRLAPRDSVVLFSGYRDGSFVFNLRAREDRRDLSVLRADKILLSVAVRRELGVEQKDLSVEQMADIIDASGVHYVVMQPGFWTDLEVMRRFESLMASPRFEVVARIPTPANHRAHETELVILRNKGNVGPKPDKLNIELKIINRRITVQ; encoded by the coding sequence ATGAACACGACCGACCGCTTCCCCACCGCCGACCGCTGGGCCTGGCTGCTGATCGCCCTGGTGATCGCAGCGCTGTTCCTGCAGGCCCCGCACGGCGGCGCCTTCTACTGGAGCGATGCGCCGCGCCACGCGCTCAACGGCGTGTTCGTGTGGGACCTGCTCACGTCCATGCCCCTGAGCGACCCGGCCGGTTATGCCTACCGCTATTACGCCCAGTACCCGGCGCTCACCATCCTCTTCTACCCGCCGCTGTTCTACTTCCTGAGCGCGCCGTTCTTCGGGCTGCTGGGCGTGTCGCACGAGGTTGCGCTGCTGGTGGTGTTCCTGCACTACCTGGCGCTGGGCTGGGGCACCTACCGCCTGGCGCGCTTCTGGCTCGCGCCCTTCGCGGCCGCCTGCGTGGCCCTGCTGCTGGTGTGCCTGCCCGAACTGGCCTTCTGGGGCCGGCAGGTGATGCTCGAAGTGCCGGCCTTCGCCTTCCTGGTCTGGAGCGCCGTGGCCTTCGTGGCCTACCTGCGCGGCGCGCCGGTCTCGCGCCTGTACCTCGCGGGTGCGCTGCTGGTGCTGGCCATGTACACCAAGATCAGCGTGGCCTTCGTGGCGCTGGCCTACGTGGTGGCGCTGTGGCAGCGCGACGGCCTGGGCGTGCTGCGCAACCGGCACCACTGGGCGGTGGCGCTGATCGCGGCGGTGGCGCTGGTGCCGCTCATGGTGCTCACGGTGAAGTTCGGCCAGGCCAACGTGCAGTCGGTCACCGGCGTGGCCGATTCCGTGGCCTCGCGCACCAGCCTCGCGGGCTGGCTGTGGTACCTGCGGCAGATTCCCTCGCAGATGGGCTGGGCCCTGACGGCCGCGGCGCTGCTGGGCGCGCTCGCCTGGGTCTGGCGCGGCCGCGGCGCGGCAGGGCAGGGCCGCGACGGCGGCTTCTGGCTCACCTGGTTCGTGGCCGGCTACGTGTTCTATTCGCTGATCGACCTCAAGGAGGCGCGCCACAGCGTCTACCTGCTGCTGCCGCTGGTGCTGGCCGCGGTGGTCGGCCTGTCGGCGCTGCTGCCCCCGCGCTGGCTCAAGCCGGTGCTGGGCCTGCTGGTGCTGGCCACGGCGGTGCAGACCTTCGTCTGGCGCCCGGTGTTCTACGTGGACGGCTACGCCAAGGTGGTCGACGAGATCACCCGCCTGGCGCCGCGCGACAGCGTGGTGCTGTTCTCGGGTTACCGCGACGGCTCCTTCGTGTTCAACCTGCGCGCGCGCGAGGACCGGCGCGACCTGAGCGTGCTGCGCGCCGACAAGATCCTGCTCAGCGTGGCGGTGCGCCGCGAACTCGGTGTCGAGCAGAAAGACCTGTCGGTCGAGCAGATGGCCGACATCATCGACGCCAGCGGCGTGCACTACGTGGTCATGCAGCCGGGCTTCTGGACCGACCTCGAGGTGATGCGCCGCTTCGAGAGCCTGATGGCCTCGCCGCGCTTCGAGGTGGTGGCGCGCATTCCCACGCCGGCCAACCACCGGGCCCACGAAACCGAGCTCGTGATCCTGCGCAACAAGGGCAACGTGGGCCCCAAGCCCGACAAGCTCAACATCGAGCTCAAGATCATCAACCGGCGCATCACCGTGCAGTGA
- a CDS encoding putative O-glycosylation ligase, exosortase A system-associated, with amino-acid sequence MRDLMFAIAMLMVIPLAIVRPVNAYLVWGWTAVLIPTSYLFGFMQGARLNFLFAMIAILLVLFRRVDWSLYKPNRTVWIYLLLLTHATIAFLLGFDGNKDNGTYYEVLAKVMVFCLLMPMFIHQRLHIHAMVMVIVFGMGIHGVLDGLKTLSSGGAHNMYGPRGSMIYDRNHLSTALAVVLPLAYFLYQYARHRIMRMGFLAAFALIVLAIMAGGSRGGFIALAVVGFWLILTSRRRWSTLLIVATLGSLLFVFAPERWTSRLSTIETADSDASFMGRVVAWKISAAIAVDNPVFGGGFHAVQYQPVWDRYKDAPSPLDFLNIEIPPFKAKAAHSIYFEVMGDQGFVGLLIFLGMLSHALYSRGSIKRMAQELGPRFTWARDLGDMLMLSVLAYMTGGASVSVAYLELIYMVVMLMEILRVHVRDAHAAEMRARKVLATAERSASPTSDKAAAAH; translated from the coding sequence ATGCGTGACCTGATGTTCGCCATCGCCATGCTGATGGTGATCCCGCTGGCCATCGTGCGCCCCGTCAATGCCTACCTGGTGTGGGGCTGGACCGCGGTGCTGATCCCCACCAGCTACCTGTTCGGCTTCATGCAGGGCGCGCGGCTGAACTTCCTGTTCGCGATGATCGCGATCCTGCTGGTGCTGTTCCGGCGCGTCGACTGGTCGCTCTACAAGCCCAACCGCACGGTGTGGATCTACCTGCTGCTGCTCACGCACGCGACCATCGCCTTCCTGCTGGGCTTCGACGGCAACAAGGACAACGGCACCTACTACGAGGTGCTGGCCAAGGTCATGGTGTTCTGCCTGCTCATGCCCATGTTCATCCACCAGCGCCTGCACATCCACGCGATGGTGATGGTGATCGTGTTCGGCATGGGCATCCACGGCGTGCTCGACGGGCTCAAGACCCTGTCCTCGGGCGGCGCGCACAACATGTACGGCCCGCGCGGCAGCATGATCTACGACCGCAACCACCTCTCCACCGCGCTCGCGGTGGTGCTGCCGCTGGCGTATTTCCTCTACCAGTACGCCAGGCACCGGATCATGCGCATGGGCTTTCTCGCGGCCTTCGCGCTGATCGTGCTGGCCATCATGGCGGGCGGCTCGCGCGGTGGCTTCATCGCGCTCGCCGTGGTGGGCTTCTGGCTCATCCTCACCTCGCGGCGGCGCTGGAGCACGCTGCTCATCGTGGCCACGCTGGGCAGCCTGCTGTTCGTGTTCGCGCCCGAGCGCTGGACCTCGCGCCTGTCCACCATCGAAACCGCCGACAGCGACGCCTCGTTCATGGGCCGCGTGGTGGCCTGGAAGATCAGCGCGGCGATCGCCGTGGACAACCCGGTGTTCGGCGGCGGCTTCCATGCCGTGCAGTACCAGCCGGTGTGGGACCGCTACAAGGACGCGCCGAGCCCGCTCGACTTCCTCAACATCGAGATCCCGCCGTTCAAGGCCAAGGCGGCCCACAGCATCTACTTCGAGGTCATGGGCGACCAGGGCTTCGTGGGGCTGCTGATCTTCCTCGGCATGTTAAGCCACGCCCTGTACAGTCGCGGCAGCATCAAACGCATGGCGCAGGAACTGGGACCGCGCTTCACCTGGGCGCGCGACCTCGGCGACATGCTGATGCTCTCCGTGCTGGCCTACATGACCGGCGGCGCCTCGGTCAGCGTGGCCTACCTCGAACTGATCTACATGGTGGTCATGTTGATGGAGATCCTGCGCGTGCATGTGCGTGATGCGCATGCCGCCGAGATGCGAGCCCGCAAGGTCCTGGCGACCGCCGAGCGCTCTGCCAGCCCCACTTCCGACAAGGCCGCCGCGGCCCACTGA
- a CDS encoding glycosyltransferase family 2 protein translates to MPAWNAFPWIEEAVASVLTQSFRDLELIVVNDGSTDGDYRQFERRDPRVRVIEGERGGVSRARNLAMAAARGRYFAFIDADDVWVPGKLDAQVRFLEANPDIDVAYGEIARWACLPDGTYPPASSYFPSLPAVYEVDPARRGWGYTRILMGSPLGMITPVMRRSLYEKVGEFDVRLSRGEDYDFWLRCSREGRLQRFRAVLALYRMRPTSAMHQMVKDNPLVQVLESARERFGLADPDGRAVTPAQFRRRLGRCHFDHGYNHFWSGDPGVAHRAFGRALLHRYRPARSLVYWVLSGFKRLRHGGPHGG, encoded by the coding sequence ATGCCGGCGTGGAACGCGTTTCCCTGGATCGAGGAAGCCGTGGCGAGCGTGCTCACGCAGTCGTTCCGCGACCTCGAACTCATCGTCGTCAACGACGGCTCCACCGACGGCGACTACCGCCAGTTCGAACGCCGCGATCCGCGCGTGCGCGTGATCGAGGGCGAACGCGGCGGCGTGTCGCGGGCCCGCAACCTGGCCATGGCGGCCGCGCGCGGGCGCTACTTCGCCTTCATCGACGCCGACGACGTGTGGGTGCCGGGCAAGCTCGACGCCCAGGTGCGCTTCCTCGAAGCCAATCCCGACATCGACGTGGCCTACGGCGAGATCGCGCGCTGGGCCTGCCTGCCCGACGGCACCTACCCGCCCGCGAGCAGCTACTTTCCCTCGCTGCCCGCGGTGTACGAGGTCGACCCGGCGCGCCGTGGCTGGGGCTACACGCGCATCCTCATGGGCAGCCCGCTGGGCATGATCACGCCCGTGATGCGCCGCTCGCTCTACGAGAAGGTGGGCGAGTTCGACGTGCGCCTGTCGCGCGGCGAAGACTACGATTTCTGGCTGCGCTGCTCGCGCGAGGGCCGGCTGCAGCGCTTTCGCGCGGTGCTCGCGCTCTACCGCATGCGCCCCACCAGCGCCATGCACCAGATGGTCAAGGACAACCCGCTGGTGCAGGTGCTCGAATCGGCGCGCGAGCGCTTCGGCCTGGCCGACCCCGACGGGCGCGCCGTGACGCCGGCGCAGTTCCGCCGCCGCCTGGGCCGCTGCCACTTCGACCACGGCTACAACCACTTCTGGTCGGGCGACCCCGGTGTGGCCCACCGCGCCTTCGGGCGCGCGCTGCTGCACCGCTACCGCCCGGCGCGCTCGCTGGTGTACTGGGTGCTCTCGGGCTTCAAGCGGCTGCGCCACGGAGGCCCGCATGGCGGCTGA
- a CDS encoding GNAT family N-acetyltransferase: MAAERLRTERVRIDRLASADRAAWDGLLAQGHQFPAAFMSATYAEAVHRTVGPVQVLVAREQGRAVGFLPLQRLAGWPGRLGVHEPPGGVMTDYFGWVAQAGFAQPFASALRQAGVPCVYFTHLDQPQLDMGMPGDQPKTGLRTNFRGGAEAYWAELRERDRKLVSDTERRTKRLEREHGEIRFALDDPDPQGALEQLIALKLAQYARTGVRRPPLGVSGHRALLHALLPSTDPLCHGRISTLRIGERLIAAHFGLQCQDVLHFWFPVYDEAYAAYSPGRILLRHVIQHGASAGIALIDRGVGDSPAKRDFANEEHRFYKGLVGAGPRGALARQGLRAGWRFGWA; encoded by the coding sequence ATGGCGGCTGAGCGCCTTCGCACCGAGCGCGTGCGCATCGACCGCCTGGCGAGTGCCGACCGCGCCGCCTGGGACGGCCTGCTCGCCCAGGGGCACCAGTTTCCCGCGGCCTTCATGAGCGCCACCTACGCCGAGGCCGTGCACCGCACGGTGGGCCCGGTGCAGGTGCTGGTGGCGCGCGAGCAGGGCCGCGCGGTGGGCTTTCTGCCGCTGCAGCGACTGGCCGGCTGGCCTGGCCGCCTCGGGGTGCACGAGCCGCCCGGCGGGGTCATGACCGACTACTTCGGCTGGGTCGCGCAAGCCGGCTTCGCACAGCCCTTCGCGAGCGCGTTGCGCCAGGCCGGCGTGCCCTGCGTGTACTTCACCCACCTCGACCAGCCGCAGCTCGACATGGGCATGCCCGGCGACCAGCCCAAGACCGGCCTGCGCACCAACTTCCGCGGCGGTGCCGAGGCCTACTGGGCCGAACTGCGCGAGCGCGACCGCAAGCTGGTGTCCGACACCGAACGGCGCACCAAGCGGCTGGAGCGCGAGCACGGCGAGATCCGCTTCGCGCTCGACGACCCCGATCCGCAGGGCGCGCTCGAACAGCTCATCGCGCTCAAGCTCGCGCAGTACGCGCGCACCGGGGTGCGGCGGCCGCCGCTGGGCGTGTCGGGCCACCGCGCACTGCTGCACGCGCTGTTGCCGTCCACCGATCCGCTGTGCCACGGCCGCATCAGCACGCTGCGCATCGGCGAGCGGCTGATCGCCGCGCACTTCGGCCTGCAGTGCCAGGATGTGCTGCACTTCTGGTTTCCGGTCTACGACGAGGCCTACGCGGCCTACTCGCCCGGCCGCATCCTGCTGCGCCACGTGATCCAGCACGGTGCATCGGCGGGCATCGCCCTGATCGACCGCGGCGTGGGCGACTCGCCCGCCAAGCGCGACTTCGCCAACGAAGAGCACCGCTTCTACAAGGGCCTAGTGGGCGCCGGGCCGCGCGGTGCGCTGGCGCGCCAGGGCCTGCGCGCGGGCTGGCGTTTCGGTTGGGCCTGA
- a CDS encoding PIG-L deacetylase family protein, producing MMEALGYVLLALIGLGLAGLALLAAGLVWQRIDQYRWRTRFDVRRDADLPRSDRVVRTQALSLGPEGLQLPTIDQPFGSAFLELRVRATAAGLLADPWIELEGEGARVRQYVERGARGRRLVNATALLRANGAAPRWRLRTGLLHVDGAEAVLHLLAPSTVADPDARTLVIAPHPDDAELAAWSLVSRRQTWVVTVTQGDAGPNAYGTHFDDPVESYRTKAGIRVWDSLNIVRMAGVRLDRIANLGYFDGTLAAMQRGGGPVQAEFLQESDPGVRRHNPIAPQRTPAEATWQGLVDDIAALLREVRPQRIAVPHPQLDPHPDHRCSTLATLQALQQVGLREGELWLYTNHLGYTKTHPVGPNDGEIGLPHGLPEGTLFDSVVSVPMDARTRFLKRLAVEAQHDLQATPPVAMPTLAQRAVGLLRTLYRSTVVADIGFIRRAPRPNELFYVLAYDRAGELAARIDLQDSDAGAA from the coding sequence ATGATGGAAGCGCTGGGATACGTGTTGCTGGCGCTGATCGGCCTGGGGCTGGCCGGACTGGCCCTGCTGGCCGCGGGGCTGGTGTGGCAGCGCATCGACCAGTACCGCTGGCGCACGCGCTTCGATGTGCGCCGCGACGCCGATCTGCCGCGCAGCGACCGGGTGGTGCGCACACAGGCCCTGAGCCTGGGGCCCGAGGGCCTGCAACTGCCCACGATCGACCAGCCCTTCGGCTCGGCCTTCCTCGAACTGCGCGTGCGCGCCACGGCCGCAGGCCTGCTCGCCGACCCCTGGATCGAGCTGGAGGGTGAGGGCGCGCGGGTGCGCCAGTACGTCGAACGCGGCGCGCGCGGTCGCCGCCTGGTCAATGCCACGGCGCTGCTGCGGGCCAACGGGGCCGCGCCGCGCTGGCGTCTGCGCACCGGCCTGCTTCATGTGGACGGCGCCGAGGCGGTGCTGCACCTGCTCGCGCCCTCGACCGTGGCCGACCCCGACGCGCGCACGCTCGTGATCGCGCCGCACCCCGACGACGCCGAGCTCGCGGCCTGGAGCCTGGTGTCGCGCCGCCAGACCTGGGTCGTCACGGTCACGCAGGGCGACGCCGGGCCCAACGCCTATGGCACGCACTTCGACGACCCGGTCGAGTCCTACCGCACCAAGGCCGGCATCCGCGTGTGGGACAGCCTGAACATCGTGCGCATGGCCGGCGTGCGGCTCGATCGCATCGCCAACCTCGGCTACTTCGACGGCACCCTGGCCGCCATGCAGCGTGGCGGCGGCCCGGTGCAGGCCGAGTTCCTGCAGGAGAGCGATCCCGGCGTGCGCCGCCACAACCCGATCGCGCCGCAGCGCACGCCCGCCGAGGCCACCTGGCAGGGCCTGGTCGACGACATCGCCGCGCTGCTGCGCGAGGTGCGCCCGCAGCGCATCGCCGTGCCGCACCCGCAGCTCGACCCGCACCCCGACCACCGCTGCTCCACGCTGGCCACGCTGCAGGCCCTGCAGCAGGTGGGACTGCGCGAGGGCGAGCTCTGGCTCTACACCAACCACCTGGGCTACACCAAGACCCATCCCGTGGGGCCCAACGACGGCGAGATCGGCCTGCCGCACGGGCTGCCCGAAGGCACCCTGTTCGACAGCGTGGTGTCGGTGCCCATGGACGCGCGCACGCGTTTCCTCAAGCGGCTCGCGGTCGAGGCCCAGCACGACCTGCAGGCCACGCCGCCGGTGGCCATGCCCACGCTCGCGCAGCGCGCCGTGGGCCTGCTGCGCACGCTCTACCGCAGCACGGTGGTGGCCGACATCGGTTTCATCCGCCGCGCGCCACGGCCGAACGAATTGTTCTACGTGCTCGCCTACGATCGCGCGGGCGAACTCGCCGCGCGCATCGACCTGCAGGACAGCGACGCCGGCGCGGCCTGA